TTCTACGGCTGCTTCTTTTGATGAGTCAAGTGAAGCAGAAATTGCCGATACGTTAATGACTATCTTGAAAAAATGCCGGGCAGAAGAAATTGCCCGCAAGCAAACGGTTGTAGGCCCGCACAGAGACGATATTACATTCAACTTGAACGGCGCGTCAGCCCTTGCCTTTGCCAGCCAAGGACAACAACGAAGCCTCGTGCTTTCCCTTAAACTAGCTGAATTGGATTTGATCAAAAACAAACTAAACGAGTCTCCGGTGCTTTTACTCGATGATGTCCTGGCAGAATTAGACGTTGACCGCCAGGGACTCTTAATGTCGGCGCTTAATGGCGATATGCAGACAATAATTACCACGACCCACTTGTCTAAATTTGAGCCGGAATGGCTTAATGAAGCCAATATCTTCTCTGTTACAGCCGGTCAAGTCGAGAAAGCCCAGGCGATAGTTTAATACGCTGCTCGGGTAAAACCAAGGTAGTTAAAAAGAACCCGATAAGGTAAGATTATCGGCCCTAAAGGGTGTCTTAAGTGCTGGAAGACTTACAAGGACAGTTGACGAAGCGCTGCGTCACTTGCGATCGCAAGTTCAGTGACACGCACGCCAATTGCCCTTCTGACGGCACGGTCCTTATCCCTATAGCCCAGGACCCCTGGGTAGGCAAAAAGCTCACCGAGCACTATGAAGTCTTATCCTTAGTCGGTCATGGTGGCATGGGCGTTGTCTACAAAGCCAAACACGACTTGATGGAAAGATATGTCGCCATCAAAATGCTTTTGGCCCAGCACATAACTGACTCTCAAAGCGTTCGCCGCTTTCAGCATGAAGCAAAAGCAGCCAGCAAGTTAAGTCATCCAAACATCATTACCCTCTATGACTATGGTGTGTCGCCAACCGGTCAACCCTACTTGGTTATGGATTACCTGGAAGGCATAAGTCTTGCCGACATAATAAAGTCCGACGGGCAAATCGGCTGTGAGCGCGGCGTAAAAATCTTTTTGCAGGTTTGCGATGCCCTTGAACACGCTCACAATCAAAAACTTGTGCACCGTGACTTAAAACCGGGCAACGTAATGCTCATCAACAACGAAGACTTGAAAGACTTTGTCAAAGTAGTTGATTTTGGCGTTTCCAAAATAATGGGCAGCGACGAAGCGCAAAGACTTACGCAAACAGGAGAAATTTGCGGCAGCCCCGTATACATGAGTCCTGAGCAGTGCGAGGGCAAAAAACTTGATCCTCGCTCGGATGTTTATTCAATGGGAGTGCTCATGTATGAAGCGCTTACCGGCGAATTGCCTCTTATGGGCAAGACTATGGTTGAAACCATGTCCAAACATTTGGGCGAAAAGCCTCCTCGTTTTGCTTCCGTTAGAGAAGATCTCTACATACCGGAAAGACTGGAAAATGTAGTCTTTCACTGCCTGGAGAAAAACCCCGCCGACCGACCGCAATCAATGGCTGCCCTCAAGGAAGAATTGATCTACTCAATTCCGCAGACAAGACCACCAGGCGAAGAACCACCATCTGTCAGAGACACACCAAGGCTAACTTACGCAATGAGCAAGCCCATTGGAAAAGGTCGCTACATAACCATCTACATTCTTCTTGCGTTGGTTCTTATGGCACTTTGTTTTGCCATTGCACGCTACCAACAAATAAAGCCTCAGAAGAAGCCTACGGTCGCAGCTCCTTTAGTGAAACCTTCTGCGGTCAAGCCAACGGTTGAAAAACCTCCTGCTGCGCCGCCTGAAGTTGTCGCGCCGCCCAAGACCGAAGCGCCAAAGACAGAAATACCCAAGATCGAAGCACCTAAGGCCGAAGCACCCAAGCCGATTAAAACAGCTCGACTAAAAATCAAATCCCCGGTAGCCAAATCCAAAATTAAAAAGCCGGCAGCTAAGCCGGCTGATCCCTGGGGCAACCTGGAATTAGAAAGCAGTGGTCGCAAGTACGCCGATTGATTTACTTTCTCTTTTATTCTTCTTGGTCAGACTGCGTTGGACCTTCAGATGGGTAATCGCCAACCTTTACATTGGCAGGAATTAGTTTTCCGCTTCGTAAAATGAGCATGTTTACTGATTCGCCTACTTTGTGCGCGCGAACTAGACCCTGTACTTCCTTAGATGTTTTAACAGACTGCCCATCAACGCGTTCAATCAGATCACCTTGCTGCAACCCTGCTTGATCAGCAGGTGAATTTGTTGCCACTTGAGCAACAACTACTCCTTGCGCACCGTTTGACAGACCGAGAGAGCGAGCCAATTTTTCATCGAGCTCTTGCATATAGACACCTATATAAGGTCTTTGAATACTGCCTCCTGCCAGAAGTTGGCTTATCACGTCCTTAGCACTGTCGATGGGAATGGCAAAACCAATGTTTTGCGCATCACTGCGAATAGCCGTGTTGATACCAATAACTTCTCCATGAATATTAAGCAATGGGCCACCTGAATTGCCTGGGTTAATGGCGGCATCGGTTTGAATAAGTTCAACATTGTTATTTAAGTCGGCAAGTGAGCGACCAAGAGCCGAAACAATTCCTAATGTCACCGTATGATCCAGTCCCAACGGACTGCCTATGGCAATAGCCCAATCGCCCGGACGCAATGCTTTACTGGAACCAAAGCGCGCAACCGGCAAATCTTGAGCGTCAATTTTAACAAGAGCCAGATCGGTGAAACTATCGCGCCCTACAACTTTGCCTTTAAAGACTTGTTTATCATTAAGCGTCACCTTAATAGCGGTTGCATTTTTTACAACGTGATTATTAGTCAGAATATAACCGTCCTTGCGCACGATCACACCAGAACCTGATCCGCGACTTTCAAAACGTCTGGGTTCCTGGGGCAAACCCTGAAATCCCGGTCCAAAGAAAAATTCAAAATTGCCGAAGCCGCGCCCATTATGAAAAACATCACGCGGCATGGACACAGACATTTGCGTATCGATATTAACGACACTGGGAGCAGCTGACTCAGCGATATCAGCAATGGCGTTGTCACCAATTTTAAGTGTGATAGCCGGTCCGCCTGATTCAGTAACTGTTGCCGATACTTTTGGCGCAGTATTTTTGACACTCTTATTAGGCAAAATAAAATAGCCCAAGCCGATGCCGATTATGAGCGTTAAAAGCACTGTGATAAACCACAAGATAGGACCATTCGATTTGTCAGTCTTATCCATTTCTGTGTTTTCTCCTTAAGACCCGCGGCCGTATAAAAGCCCATCATAGCAATGCTGACAATTTTCAGCATGGCTTTTATAACTTAATGCAAAACCTATTCTTGACATTAACAAAAGACTCAACATTTAGCGCACATATATAATTGCCCTGAACTTGAGGTGAACCATGTCCGGCATACTGAAAATCCTGAACTCGAAAAAACTGGCAATTTGTCTTGTGACACTAGCCTGTTTAGCCCTTTACTTGCCTTTTCTAAATGCGCCGGCACATTTAGACGACCAGTTTCTAATTAACTGGCTCACTCATCTGAAAGATGACGGCTCGGCATTTATGCAATGGGCAGGACCTGATAAGCCTGACGCCTGGGGCCCGTTTATGCACTTTTGGTTTTTCGCCAAAGCTGTCTTTATCAAAAAATCAATTTGGCTGTGGCGTTTTACCGGACTGCTAATACATGTCCTGGCAAGTCTTAGCGTCTATTTAATTGTCAAACGAATAACGAAGGAAAATTCCACACTAGTAGCTATATCGGCCGCACTTTTATTTGCTGTTTATCCTCTGCATCCGGAAGCTGTCTTCTGGATAAGCGGCAAGGCTTCTGAATTAAGTGCTCTGTTTTTCCTCATCTCCACCTATGCTTTTTTGAGAGGGAAGGAAAACAAAATATGGTTGGCAGGCGCGCTTCTCCTCTTAATTTTAGGCTTCACCGCGCAGGCTTATTTTGCCGTTTCCAGCCATGTCTTTTCGTTCAGCGAGTGGTATCAATTACTGCGCAATTTATTTTTCCCGATAAACAATGAAATTGTGCCGAAGTATCCACGCGAATACCGCTTTATGTATTTCCTTATTGCACCGGCACTTGTAGGATTTGTCGCAGCTATTTGGAAAAACAAACGATTCGGCATATATGCACTTATAACATTCATTGTGCTTGTAGTTCTTGTTTTGCCCTATGTAGGTGTTGCTGCCGACCTGCGCAACCTATACGGCAGCCGCTGGCTTTACCTGGCGTCTTTTCCTGCTTGCTTGCTCCTAACCTATATCCTCACAAGCTTTACTTTTATCGCAAAGAAATTTCAGCCCGTGACAGTGACAGTAAGCTCCATCTTTGTTCTCTTGCTTGTCCTATTCTTTTGCCGCCTGACCTGGCAACAAAACTCTTCTTACAGAGCCAATACTCACGTATTGCAAAGCATTCAAAAATCAGTGCAAGTA
The Candidatus Obscuribacterales bacterium DNA segment above includes these coding regions:
- a CDS encoding protein kinase, translating into MLEDLQGQLTKRCVTCDRKFSDTHANCPSDGTVLIPIAQDPWVGKKLTEHYEVLSLVGHGGMGVVYKAKHDLMERYVAIKMLLAQHITDSQSVRRFQHEAKAASKLSHPNIITLYDYGVSPTGQPYLVMDYLEGISLADIIKSDGQIGCERGVKIFLQVCDALEHAHNQKLVHRDLKPGNVMLINNEDLKDFVKVVDFGVSKIMGSDEAQRLTQTGEICGSPVYMSPEQCEGKKLDPRSDVYSMGVLMYEALTGELPLMGKTMVETMSKHLGEKPPRFASVREDLYIPERLENVVFHCLEKNPADRPQSMAALKEELIYSIPQTRPPGEEPPSVRDTPRLTYAMSKPIGKGRYITIYILLALVLMALCFAIARYQQIKPQKKPTVAAPLVKPSAVKPTVEKPPAAPPEVVAPPKTEAPKTEIPKIEAPKAEAPKPIKTARLKIKSPVAKSKIKKPAAKPADPWGNLELESSGRKYAD
- a CDS encoding trypsin-like peptidase domain-containing protein, with the protein product MDKTDKSNGPILWFITVLLTLIIGIGLGYFILPNKSVKNTAPKVSATVTESGGPAITLKIGDNAIADIAESAAPSVVNIDTQMSVSMPRDVFHNGRGFGNFEFFFGPGFQGLPQEPRRFESRGSGSGVIVRKDGYILTNNHVVKNATAIKVTLNDKQVFKGKVVGRDSFTDLALVKIDAQDLPVARFGSSKALRPGDWAIAIGSPLGLDHTVTLGIVSALGRSLADLNNNVELIQTDAAINPGNSGGPLLNIHGEVIGINTAIRSDAQNIGFAIPIDSAKDVISQLLAGGSIQRPYIGVYMQELDEKLARSLGLSNGAQGVVVAQVATNSPADQAGLQQGDLIERVDGQSVKTSKEVQGLVRAHKVGESVNMLILRSGKLIPANVKVGDYPSEGPTQSDQEE